In Nocardioides conyzicola, one genomic interval encodes:
- the secA gene encoding preprotein translocase subunit SecA — protein MPAILDRILRIGEGKILRQLEAVTAAVNAIEDDFVAMSDEELRGMTDEFKERLANGESLDDIMPEAFATAREAARRVLGLRPFDVQVTGGAALHMGNIAEMKTGEGKTLVAVLPSYLNALSGKGVHVVTVNDYLAKYQSDMMGRVHNFLGLTVGVILPEMRPDQRREAYNCDITYATNNELGFDYLRDNMAGSIEECVQRTHSFAIVDEVDSILIDEARTPLIISGPTQDDVQWYAEFAKVAAKLVKDVDYEVDEKKRTISVLEPGITKVEDHLGIDNLYDSVNTPLISFMHNSIKAKELFRNDKEYVVMEGEVLIVDEHTGRMLAGRRYNDGLHQAIEAKEGVEVREEYQTLATITLQNFFRLYEKLSGMTGTAMTEASEFDKIYNLGVVQVPTNKPMARVDQADLVYRTEEAKYDAVVDDIAERHEKGQPVLVGTVSVEKSEHLSDKLRKRGIPHSVLNAKVHADEAKIVAMAGHKGAVTVATNMAGRGTDIMLGGSVEFLADQELRRQGLEPGGETGEQYDEAWPTMVERIKEQVANEHDEVREAGGLYVVGTERHESRRIDNQLRGRSGRQGDPGESRFYLSLEDELMRLFKSEWVDRVLTVLKIPDDVPIENKRVTSAIANAQGQVESQNFESRKNVLKYDDVMDRQRKVIYAERREVLEGKDLEEQIRGFLDDTVAGYVAGATAEFAEEWDLDALWNALRQIYPVTVDKEALIAEAGGVEGLDRDELTETLKADANAAYDRREEEIGESVMRELERRVVLSVLDRKWREHLYEMDYLREGIYLRAYSQRDPLVEYQREGFDMFTAMMDGIKEESVGFLFNLDVQVEEDEDDAELEVEVEEEVAEPMARQLPSAEQPSAHPTIKAKGLERPAAPQNLSYSAPTEDGEVAVKTEAVEDEFAKVGRNAQCPCGSGKKYKQCHGRPGGPTGLTARVS, from the coding sequence GTGCCTGCGATTCTCGACCGGATCCTCCGCATCGGCGAGGGCAAGATCCTGCGCCAGCTCGAGGCTGTGACCGCGGCCGTCAACGCCATCGAGGATGACTTCGTCGCGATGAGCGACGAGGAGCTGCGCGGGATGACCGACGAGTTCAAGGAGCGGCTGGCCAACGGGGAGTCGCTCGACGACATCATGCCCGAGGCCTTCGCGACCGCCCGCGAGGCCGCCCGCCGGGTGCTCGGCCTCCGGCCGTTCGACGTGCAGGTCACCGGCGGTGCCGCGCTGCACATGGGCAACATCGCCGAGATGAAGACCGGTGAGGGCAAGACGCTGGTGGCCGTGCTGCCGTCGTACCTCAACGCGCTCTCCGGCAAGGGCGTCCACGTGGTCACGGTCAACGACTACCTGGCCAAGTACCAGTCCGACATGATGGGCCGCGTCCACAACTTCCTGGGCCTGACCGTCGGCGTGATCCTGCCCGAGATGCGTCCGGACCAGCGCCGCGAGGCCTACAACTGCGACATCACGTACGCCACCAACAACGAGCTGGGCTTCGACTACCTGCGCGACAACATGGCGGGCTCCATCGAGGAGTGCGTGCAGCGCACCCACAGCTTCGCGATCGTCGACGAGGTCGACTCGATCCTCATCGACGAGGCGCGCACCCCGCTCATCATCAGCGGCCCGACCCAGGACGACGTGCAGTGGTACGCCGAGTTCGCCAAGGTCGCCGCCAAGCTGGTCAAGGACGTCGACTACGAGGTCGACGAGAAGAAGCGCACGATCTCCGTCCTCGAGCCCGGCATCACCAAGGTCGAGGACCACCTCGGGATCGACAACCTCTACGACTCCGTCAACACGCCGCTGATCTCCTTCATGCACAACTCGATCAAGGCCAAGGAGCTCTTCCGCAACGACAAGGAGTACGTCGTCATGGAGGGCGAGGTGCTCATCGTCGACGAGCACACCGGCCGCATGCTCGCGGGCCGGCGCTACAACGACGGCCTGCACCAGGCGATCGAGGCCAAGGAGGGCGTCGAGGTCCGCGAGGAGTACCAGACGCTCGCCACGATCACCCTCCAGAACTTCTTCCGCCTCTACGAGAAGCTCTCCGGCATGACCGGTACGGCCATGACCGAGGCGTCCGAGTTCGACAAGATCTACAACCTCGGCGTGGTCCAGGTCCCGACCAACAAGCCGATGGCCCGCGTCGACCAGGCCGACCTCGTCTACCGCACCGAGGAGGCGAAGTACGACGCCGTCGTCGACGACATCGCCGAGCGGCACGAGAAGGGCCAGCCGGTCCTGGTCGGCACCGTGTCCGTCGAGAAGTCCGAGCACCTCTCCGACAAGCTGCGCAAGCGCGGCATCCCGCACTCCGTGCTCAACGCCAAGGTGCACGCCGACGAGGCCAAGATCGTCGCGATGGCCGGCCACAAGGGCGCCGTCACCGTCGCCACCAACATGGCGGGTCGAGGCACCGACATCATGCTCGGCGGCTCGGTCGAGTTCCTCGCCGACCAGGAGCTGCGCCGGCAGGGCCTCGAGCCCGGTGGCGAGACCGGTGAGCAGTACGACGAGGCCTGGCCGACCATGGTCGAGCGGATCAAGGAACAGGTCGCCAACGAGCACGACGAGGTCCGCGAGGCCGGCGGCCTCTACGTCGTCGGCACCGAGCGCCACGAGTCGCGTCGCATCGACAACCAGCTGCGCGGTCGCTCCGGCCGTCAGGGCGACCCGGGCGAGTCCCGCTTCTACCTGTCGCTCGAGGACGAGCTGATGCGGCTCTTCAAGTCCGAGTGGGTCGACCGGGTCCTCACCGTGCTGAAGATCCCGGACGACGTCCCGATCGAGAACAAGCGGGTCACCAGCGCGATCGCCAACGCCCAGGGCCAGGTCGAGTCGCAGAACTTCGAGTCCCGCAAGAACGTCCTGAAGTACGACGACGTGATGGACCGCCAGCGCAAGGTGATCTACGCCGAGCGCCGCGAGGTCCTCGAGGGCAAGGACCTCGAGGAGCAGATCCGCGGCTTCCTCGACGACACCGTCGCTGGCTACGTCGCTGGTGCCACCGCCGAGTTCGCCGAGGAGTGGGACCTGGACGCGCTGTGGAACGCGCTGCGCCAGATCTACCCCGTCACGGTCGACAAGGAGGCGCTCATCGCCGAGGCCGGCGGAGTCGAGGGACTCGACCGCGACGAGCTCACCGAGACCCTCAAGGCCGACGCCAACGCGGCGTACGACCGGCGCGAGGAGGAGATCGGCGAGTCCGTGATGCGGGAGCTGGAGCGCCGCGTCGTGCTGTCGGTGCTCGACCGCAAGTGGCGCGAGCACCTCTACGAGATGGACTACCTGCGCGAGGGCATCTACCTGCGGGCCTACTCGCAGCGCGACCCGCTGGTCGAGTACCAGCGCGAGGGCTTCGACATGTTCACCGCGATGATGGACGGCATCAAGGAGGAGTCCGTCGGCTTCCTGTTCAACCTGGACGTCCAGGTCGAGGAGGACGAGGACGACGCCGAGCTCGAGGTCGAGGTCGAGGAGGAGGTCGCCGAGCCGATGGCGCGGCAGCTGCCGTCGGCCGAGCAGCCCAGCGCTCACCCGACCATCAAGGCCAAGGGCCTCGAGCGGCCCGCCGCTCCGCAGAACCTGTCCTACTCGGCGCCGACCGAGGACGGCGAGGTGGCGGTCAAGACCGAGGCCGTCGAGGACGAGTTCGCCAAGGTCGGCCGCAACGCGCAGTGCCCCTGCGGGTCGGGCAAGAAGTACAAGCAGTGCCACGGGCGCCCCGGCGGTCCGACGGGTCTGACGGCGCGCGTCAGCTGA
- the hpf gene encoding ribosome hibernation-promoting factor, HPF/YfiA family, translating into MEVVVTGRHCELSDRFRSHVEEKLSRLEKHDHRIIRVNVEVENERNPRQAERAVRVELTALSKGPVIRAEACAADKMAALDLALDKMAAQMRRASDRRRVHHGRHAPVSVGQALASGTPAPAAVDDEVVTHDREVGPIAVTGDGPLVVREKTHAANPMTLDQALYEMELVGHDFYLFVDKESERPAVVYRRRGYDYGVISLDLEATV; encoded by the coding sequence ATGGAAGTTGTGGTCACGGGTCGACACTGCGAGTTGTCTGATCGCTTTCGCAGTCATGTCGAGGAGAAGCTGTCGCGACTCGAGAAGCACGATCATCGGATCATCCGGGTCAACGTCGAGGTCGAGAACGAACGCAACCCGCGGCAGGCGGAGCGCGCGGTACGCGTCGAGCTGACGGCCCTCTCCAAGGGGCCCGTGATCAGGGCGGAGGCCTGCGCGGCGGACAAGATGGCCGCGCTGGACCTGGCGCTCGACAAGATGGCCGCGCAGATGCGGCGGGCCTCGGACCGCCGTCGGGTCCACCACGGGCGCCACGCCCCGGTGTCCGTCGGTCAGGCGCTGGCGAGCGGCACCCCGGCTCCGGCCGCGGTGGACGACGAGGTGGTCACCCACGACCGTGAGGTCGGACCCATCGCCGTCACCGGCGACGGCCCCCTCGTGGTCCGGGAGAAGACGCACGCGGCCAACCCGATGACGCTCGACCAGGCGCTCTACGAGATGGAGCTGGTCGGTCACGACTTCTACCTCTTCGTCGACAAGGAGAGCGAGCGGCCGGCGGTCGTCTACCGACGCCGGGGCTACGACTACGGCGTCATCTCGCTCGACCTGGAGGCCACGGTCTGA
- a CDS encoding response regulator produces MAEAMTDAGREPIRVLVVDDQELFRRGLVMLLGVEPGVEVVGEAGDGFEGTALAERTAPDVVLLDIRMPKRSGIEACLAIKEAVPTAKIVMLTVSDEEADLYEAVKSGAAGYLLKDSSIEEVAQAVRVVADGQSLISPSMAVKLIDEFKQMSRPERDHASGLRLTDRELEVLRLVAKGMNNREIAKELFISDNTVKNHVRNILEKLQLHSRMEAVMYAVKEKLLDLP; encoded by the coding sequence GTGGCCGAGGCGATGACCGACGCGGGGCGTGAGCCCATCCGCGTCCTCGTGGTGGACGACCAGGAGCTCTTCCGGCGCGGACTCGTCATGCTGCTGGGCGTCGAGCCCGGCGTCGAGGTGGTCGGCGAGGCCGGTGACGGCTTCGAGGGCACGGCCCTCGCGGAGCGCACCGCGCCCGACGTGGTCCTCCTCGACATCCGGATGCCGAAGCGCTCCGGGATCGAGGCCTGCCTCGCGATCAAGGAGGCCGTGCCGACGGCCAAGATCGTGATGCTCACCGTCTCCGACGAGGAGGCCGACCTCTACGAGGCCGTCAAGAGCGGTGCCGCCGGCTACCTGCTCAAGGACTCCTCCATCGAGGAGGTCGCCCAGGCGGTCCGGGTGGTCGCCGACGGTCAGTCCCTCATCAGCCCGTCGATGGCGGTCAAGCTGATCGACGAGTTCAAGCAGATGTCGCGCCCCGAGCGCGACCACGCCTCCGGGCTGCGGTTGACCGACCGGGAGCTCGAGGTGCTCCGCCTGGTGGCCAAGGGCATGAACAACCGCGAGATCGCCAAGGAGCTCTTCATCAGCGACAACACGGTGAAGAACCACGTGCGCAACATCCTGGAGAAGCTCCAGCTGCACTCGCGCATGGAGGCGGTCATGTATGCCGTCAAGGAGAAGCTCCTGGATCTTCCCTGA
- the mtrB gene encoding MtrAB system histidine kinase MtrB, with the protein MLHLRPRGSRWLPEPVRRALTFWRRSIQARVVASTVLLSVAVIGVVGWYLLQQIQDGLLDHRVDAVVAEANDETAETRDRLEAVPGTDADVASQKADLIDPIIRRGATRGFYVVLAGPTGPGGRIADGGVNSSPLLDTSSVPISLEEHFDAEAPTAWTYTTIHTTDIDGTTTSSRGIVVGSQVLLPADANTYTLYYLFPLDEQEETMALVTRALLTAAVLLVVLVAGMTWLVTRQVVTPIRLARRVAERLAAGHLQERLRVSGEDDLARLATSFNQMASNLQRQIRQLEELSRVQRRFVSDVSHELRTPLTTVRMASDVLHDARGDFDATTARSAELLQTELDRFETLLADLLEISRFDAGAAVLDLDDINLVDVAHRIVDATRPLARQRNVEVVVQAPDHPCLAEADVRRVERVVRNLVTNAIDHTGTERAGGDIVVLVEGDEHAAAIAVRDYGVGLAPGEAAMVFNRFWRADPARARTSGGTGLGLSIALEDTHLHGGWLQAWGRPGEGAQFRLTLPRRAGAVLRHSPLPLVPADVTEPVS; encoded by the coding sequence ATGCTGCACCTGCGCCCCCGTGGGTCGCGCTGGCTCCCGGAGCCGGTACGCCGGGCCCTGACCTTCTGGCGCCGGTCGATCCAGGCGCGGGTCGTCGCGAGCACGGTGCTGCTCTCCGTGGCCGTCATCGGTGTGGTCGGCTGGTACCTGCTCCAGCAGATCCAGGACGGCCTGCTCGACCACCGCGTGGACGCCGTCGTCGCCGAGGCCAACGACGAGACCGCCGAGACCCGGGACCGCCTCGAGGCGGTGCCCGGCACCGACGCCGACGTCGCCAGCCAGAAGGCGGACCTGATCGACCCGATCATCCGGCGCGGCGCCACGCGAGGCTTCTACGTCGTGCTGGCCGGACCGACCGGGCCGGGCGGACGGATCGCCGACGGCGGCGTGAACTCCAGCCCCCTGCTCGACACCAGCAGCGTCCCGATCTCGCTGGAGGAGCACTTCGACGCCGAGGCGCCGACGGCCTGGACCTACACGACGATCCACACCACCGACATCGACGGAACCACCACGTCGTCGCGGGGGATCGTCGTCGGCTCCCAGGTGCTGCTGCCGGCCGACGCCAACACCTACACGCTGTACTACCTCTTCCCGCTCGACGAGCAGGAGGAGACGATGGCGCTGGTGACCCGCGCGCTGCTCACCGCGGCCGTGCTGCTCGTCGTGCTGGTCGCCGGGATGACCTGGCTGGTGACCCGCCAGGTCGTCACCCCCATCCGGCTCGCGCGACGGGTGGCCGAGCGGCTCGCAGCCGGGCACCTCCAGGAGCGGCTGCGGGTCTCGGGCGAGGACGACCTGGCCCGGTTGGCGACGTCGTTCAACCAGATGGCCAGCAACCTGCAGCGTCAGATCCGGCAGCTCGAGGAGCTCAGCCGGGTGCAGCGGCGGTTCGTGTCCGACGTCTCGCACGAGCTGCGGACCCCCCTGACGACCGTGCGGATGGCGAGCGACGTCCTGCACGACGCGCGCGGCGACTTCGACGCCACGACGGCGCGGTCGGCCGAGCTGCTCCAGACCGAGCTGGACCGGTTCGAGACGCTGCTGGCGGACCTGCTCGAGATCAGCAGGTTCGACGCCGGCGCCGCCGTCCTGGACCTCGACGACATCAACCTCGTCGACGTCGCCCACCGCATCGTGGACGCCACCCGCCCGCTCGCTCGCCAGCGCAACGTCGAGGTCGTGGTCCAGGCGCCCGACCACCCCTGCCTGGCGGAGGCCGACGTACGCCGGGTGGAGCGGGTCGTGCGCAACCTGGTCACCAACGCGATCGACCACACCGGCACCGAGCGGGCCGGCGGCGACATCGTGGTCCTGGTCGAGGGTGACGAGCACGCCGCCGCGATCGCGGTCCGCGACTACGGCGTCGGGCTGGCGCCCGGTGAGGCCGCGATGGTGTTCAACCGCTTCTGGCGGGCCGATCCGGCTCGCGCCCGGACGAGCGGCGGCACCGGCCTCGGCCTGTCGATCGCCCTCGAGGACACCCACCTGCACGGGGGCTGGCTCCAGGCCTGGGGCCGGCCCGGCGAGGGTGCCCAGTTCCGGCTGACCCTGCCCCGGCGCGCGGGCGCGGTGCTCCGGCACAGTCCGCTGCCGCTCGTGCCCGCCGACGTGACGGAGCCGGTCTCGTGA
- a CDS encoding LpqB family beta-propeller domain-containing protein: MSRARARQASLVTVVVAAVALLAGCVSMPDTGPVVETQSRGGTSVEQGIYFNPRPPQEGDTRADIVRGFLVAMTATPIQTNTAREFLTKDAAAAWSPDSTVTYAGYPRVAETAAGVSVTLAEPDQLDSQGAWQGALPKSQRTIGFPMSFEQGEWRIDGVPDALIVPETWFARRFRQVSLYYFDPTVGTLVPEPVYVPGGKQLASTLTQALLLGPSDGLDRVVKSFVPPGLTLAPSVSISDGIADIALKGDEGQLSTESIELMMAQLAWTLRQDTRIEALRVSINGDPIPLPGGVSAYRVDGGSQYDPAGFQASPLLYGLRGGLLSSGTGGTLDPVSGPLGSTDLGLRSVGVSLTASTAAGVTADGSRVLMGPVSDTDDTPATTVVSGARDLLRPAWDFADRMWLIDRTAQGAEVSWVVDGKRHVLDVHGVTGARVHSFVVSRDGTRLVAVVRRGSGDELVVSRIAHNRRGRVLWATPARPIFSAADSDLPVRAIAWRNTTNLDILSPFPATKAVVQLRTASVDGSPAAEASSPPVEGSLLGLVGSPAVDEPRYGFNLKALVNLSAAGRRVIPLAADTTAITYVG; this comes from the coding sequence GTGAGCCGCGCCCGGGCGCGCCAGGCCTCGCTCGTGACGGTGGTCGTGGCCGCCGTCGCGCTGCTGGCCGGCTGCGTCTCGATGCCGGACACCGGCCCCGTCGTCGAGACCCAGTCCCGGGGTGGCACGTCGGTGGAGCAGGGGATCTACTTCAACCCCCGGCCGCCGCAGGAGGGCGACACCCGCGCCGACATCGTGCGCGGGTTCCTGGTCGCGATGACGGCGACGCCGATCCAGACCAACACGGCCCGCGAGTTCCTCACCAAGGACGCCGCTGCCGCGTGGTCGCCCGACTCGACCGTCACCTACGCCGGCTACCCGCGCGTGGCGGAGACCGCGGCCGGGGTCTCCGTGACGCTGGCCGAACCCGACCAGCTGGACTCCCAGGGCGCCTGGCAGGGCGCGCTGCCGAAGTCGCAACGCACCATCGGCTTCCCGATGTCGTTCGAGCAGGGGGAGTGGCGCATCGACGGGGTGCCCGACGCGCTCATCGTGCCGGAGACCTGGTTCGCCCGGCGCTTCCGGCAGGTCTCCCTCTACTACTTCGACCCGACGGTGGGAACGCTCGTCCCGGAGCCCGTCTACGTCCCCGGCGGCAAGCAGCTGGCGAGCACCCTCACCCAGGCCCTGCTCCTCGGGCCGAGCGACGGGCTCGACCGGGTGGTCAAGAGCTTCGTGCCGCCCGGCCTCACCCTCGCGCCGTCCGTCTCGATCTCCGACGGCATCGCCGACATCGCGCTGAAGGGCGACGAGGGTCAGCTGTCGACGGAGTCGATCGAGCTGATGATGGCGCAGCTGGCGTGGACCCTGCGCCAGGACACTCGCATCGAGGCGCTGCGCGTCTCGATCAACGGCGACCCGATCCCGCTGCCGGGCGGCGTCAGCGCCTACCGCGTGGACGGGGGGAGCCAGTACGACCCCGCCGGGTTCCAGGCGAGCCCCCTGCTCTACGGCCTGCGCGGCGGCCTCCTCTCCTCCGGGACCGGCGGCACCCTGGACCCCGTCAGTGGGCCGCTGGGATCGACCGACCTGGGCCTGCGCAGCGTGGGGGTCAGCCTCACGGCCAGCACCGCCGCCGGGGTCACCGCCGACGGGTCCCGCGTGCTGATGGGGCCGGTCAGCGACACCGACGACACCCCGGCCACCACCGTGGTCTCCGGGGCGCGCGACCTGCTCCGGCCGGCGTGGGACTTCGCGGACCGGATGTGGTTGATCGACCGCACCGCCCAGGGCGCCGAGGTCTCCTGGGTGGTCGACGGGAAGCGCCACGTGCTCGACGTGCACGGGGTGACCGGCGCCCGGGTCCACAGCTTCGTGGTCTCCCGCGACGGCACCCGCCTGGTGGCCGTCGTACGCCGCGGCTCGGGCGACGAGCTGGTCGTCAGCCGGATCGCCCACAACCGGAGAGGCCGGGTGCTGTGGGCGACCCCGGCTCGGCCGATCTTCAGCGCCGCGGACAGCGACCTGCCCGTGCGAGCCATCGCCTGGCGCAACACGACCAACCTGGACATCCTCAGCCCGTTCCCGGCGACCAAGGCCGTGGTCCAGCTGCGAACGGCGTCGGTCGACGGATCGCCGGCCGCCGAGGCCAGCTCGCCGCCGGTCGAGGGCTCGCTGCTCGGCCTGGTCGGGTCGCCTGCGGTGGACGAGCCGCGCTACGGCTTCAACCTGAAGGCGCTGGTCAACCTCTCGGCGGCCGGGCGGCGCGTCATCCCGCTCGCCGCGGACACCACGGCGATCACGTACGTCGGCTGA
- a CDS encoding winged helix-turn-helix domain-containing protein, with protein MESMSVAQARRVALAAQGFLDKQHAEPTMRTFQRTLERTGVLQVDSVNVLQRAHYMPLYSRMGPYDVDLLRRASEQRPRRMVEYWAHVQAFMPVDLWPVMQHRMDDYRAKRGKWGFVAANDHLERSLLAELADRGASTARDLDEGLPRAKDNWGWNWSETRRMLDYLYTSGQVAIAGRNSQFEIRYDLPERVIPAEVLARPTPTRAEAGLELVRRAARSHGVATMQDLRDYYRMPVDDTATAVATLVDDGELVPVSVAGWKRPAYLHRGARLPRRIGARALLSPFDPVVWERARTEALFDFHYRIEIYVPAEKRVHGYYVLPFLLGEHIVARVDLKADRKFDKGAGLLVVKGAYAEPGAPPETAEELSAELRRLAGWLGLSGIVVEPRGDLAPALRTLGVAG; from the coding sequence ATGGAGTCGATGAGCGTCGCCCAGGCGCGCCGGGTCGCGCTCGCCGCCCAGGGGTTCCTCGACAAGCAGCACGCCGAGCCCACGATGCGCACCTTCCAGCGCACCCTCGAGCGCACCGGCGTCCTCCAGGTCGACTCGGTCAACGTCCTCCAGCGCGCCCACTACATGCCGCTCTACTCCCGGATGGGCCCCTACGACGTCGACCTGCTCCGGCGCGCCTCCGAGCAGCGGCCGCGGCGGATGGTCGAGTACTGGGCGCACGTCCAGGCGTTCATGCCGGTCGACCTGTGGCCGGTGATGCAGCACCGGATGGACGACTACCGCGCCAAGCGGGGCAAGTGGGGCTTCGTCGCGGCCAACGACCACCTCGAGCGCAGCCTGCTCGCCGAGCTCGCCGACCGGGGCGCGTCCACGGCCCGGGACCTGGACGAGGGCCTGCCGCGGGCCAAGGACAACTGGGGCTGGAACTGGTCCGAGACCCGGCGGATGCTCGACTACCTCTACACGTCCGGGCAGGTGGCCATCGCCGGCCGCAACAGCCAGTTCGAGATCCGCTACGACCTGCCCGAGCGGGTGATCCCGGCCGAGGTGCTCGCGCGCCCGACGCCCACCCGCGCCGAGGCCGGTCTCGAGCTCGTCCGCCGCGCGGCGCGCTCCCACGGCGTCGCGACGATGCAGGACCTGCGCGACTACTACCGGATGCCGGTGGACGACACCGCGACGGCGGTCGCGACGCTGGTCGACGACGGGGAGCTCGTCCCCGTGTCGGTCGCAGGGTGGAAGCGGCCGGCGTACCTCCACCGCGGCGCGCGCCTGCCCCGCCGGATCGGTGCCCGGGCCCTGCTCAGCCCGTTCGACCCCGTCGTCTGGGAGCGGGCGCGCACCGAGGCGCTCTTCGACTTCCACTACCGCATCGAGATCTACGTGCCCGCCGAGAAGCGCGTCCACGGCTACTACGTGCTGCCGTTCCTGCTCGGCGAGCACATCGTCGCGCGCGTCGACCTCAAGGCCGACCGCAAGTTCGACAAGGGGGCAGGTCTGCTGGTCGTCAAGGGGGCGTACGCCGAGCCGGGTGCCCCGCCGGAGACCGCCGAGGAGCTCTCGGCCGAGCTGCGGCGGCTTGCCGGATGGCTGGGCCTGTCCGGGATCGTCGTCGAACCGCGTGGTGACCTGGCTCCTGCGCTTCGGACCCTGGGTGTTGCTGGGTAG
- a CDS encoding ComF family protein: MRRTDAGGDIGAVPRDTWGEIADAAADLLLGGACAGCARPGRVLCPDCARTLPAAARPAWPDPVPAGLAPPWATGEYAGALRALVIGHKERRLLGLRDPLARLLLQSVRAALADAPPGPVVLVPVPSRPGVSRTRGHDPTGRITSRAARLLRRDGLDVLAMPLLRSRPGAVDQAGLGAVARAANLAGSMHCPTEQVRRLAARRTHAHLVVCDDVVTTGVTLREAQRALEAVGLQVAAVAAVAATRRRIPTGQARPLSSADPSD; encoded by the coding sequence TTGAGACGGACCGACGCCGGTGGTGACATCGGGGCCGTGCCGCGTGACACCTGGGGCGAGATCGCCGACGCCGCCGCCGACCTGCTGCTCGGCGGCGCGTGCGCGGGCTGCGCGAGACCGGGACGCGTGCTCTGCCCGGACTGCGCCCGGACCCTGCCCGCCGCTGCCCGGCCGGCGTGGCCCGACCCGGTGCCGGCCGGCCTCGCGCCGCCCTGGGCGACGGGGGAGTACGCCGGGGCGCTGCGGGCGCTCGTGATCGGGCACAAGGAGCGGCGGCTCCTCGGGCTGCGCGATCCGCTGGCGCGGCTGCTGCTCCAGTCCGTCCGCGCTGCCCTGGCGGACGCCCCCCCGGGCCCCGTGGTGCTGGTGCCGGTCCCGTCCCGGCCCGGTGTGAGCCGCACCCGCGGGCACGACCCGACCGGGCGGATCACCAGCCGGGCCGCGCGGCTGCTGCGCCGCGACGGCCTCGACGTCCTCGCGATGCCGCTGCTGCGCAGCCGGCCGGGCGCCGTGGACCAGGCGGGGCTGGGCGCGGTCGCGCGCGCCGCCAACCTGGCGGGGTCGATGCACTGCCCGACCGAGCAGGTCCGGCGGCTCGCCGCGCGGCGTACCCACGCGCACCTGGTCGTCTGCGACGACGTGGTCACCACCGGCGTGACGCTCCGGGAGGCGCAACGCGCACTGGAGGCGGTCGGGCTGCAGGTCGCCGCGGTGGCCGCCGTGGCCGCGACACGCCGCAGGATCCCGACCGGACAGGCCCGCCCCCTTTCGTCGGCCGACCCTTCGGACTAA